Proteins co-encoded in one Prescottella sp. R16 genomic window:
- a CDS encoding ABC transporter permease: MSAPPIPVRDKGRLFDWKLLLGFLGVGVLLVLSLFTGVFDIFDGEAGWEMFNITRIPRTVALVLAGAAMAMSGLVMQLLTQNRFVEPTTTGTTEWAGLGLMIMMIVAPGAGLVPRMIAAIVAAFVGTMIFFLFLRRVTLTSSLIVPIVGIMLGAVVGAVTTYLALATDSLQSLGIWFAGSFTSAIRGQYEALWIVAIIAVVVFVVADRFTVAGLGEDVATNVGLDYNRIILLGTGLIAIATGVVTVVVGNLPFLGLIVPNVVSMIRGDDLRSNLPWVCLLGIAIVTVCDLVGRTIIAPFEVPVSLILGVVGSFVFVAMLLRSRRNA, encoded by the coding sequence ATGAGTGCACCGCCCATCCCGGTCCGCGACAAAGGCCGCCTGTTCGACTGGAAACTGCTGCTCGGTTTCCTCGGCGTCGGCGTGCTGCTCGTGCTCTCGCTGTTCACCGGTGTGTTCGACATCTTCGACGGCGAGGCCGGCTGGGAGATGTTCAACATCACCCGCATCCCGCGCACCGTCGCACTCGTCCTCGCCGGTGCCGCAATGGCCATGTCCGGCCTGGTCATGCAGTTGTTGACGCAGAACCGGTTCGTCGAACCCACCACCACCGGCACCACCGAGTGGGCGGGACTCGGCCTGATGATCATGATGATCGTCGCACCGGGCGCCGGTCTCGTACCGCGGATGATCGCCGCGATCGTCGCCGCCTTCGTCGGCACCATGATCTTCTTCCTGTTCCTGCGCCGGGTCACGCTGACGTCGTCGCTGATCGTGCCGATCGTCGGCATCATGCTCGGCGCGGTCGTCGGCGCCGTCACCACCTACCTGGCACTGGCCACCGACTCGCTGCAGAGCCTCGGGATCTGGTTCGCCGGCAGCTTCACCTCGGCCATCCGCGGGCAGTACGAGGCACTGTGGATCGTGGCGATCATCGCGGTGGTCGTGTTCGTCGTCGCCGACCGGTTCACCGTCGCCGGTCTCGGCGAGGACGTCGCCACCAACGTCGGCCTCGACTACAACCGCATCATCCTGCTCGGCACCGGACTGATCGCGATCGCCACCGGCGTCGTCACCGTCGTGGTGGGCAATCTGCCCTTCCTCGGCCTGATCGTGCCGAACGTGGTGTCGATGATCCGCGGCGACGACCTGCGCAGCAATCTGCCCTGGGTGTGTCTGCTGGGCATCGCGATCGTCACCGTGTGCGATCTCGTGGGCCGCACGATCATCGCGCCGTTCGAGGTTCCGGTGTCACTGATCCTCGGTGTCGTCGGGTCGTTCGTGTTCGTCGCCATGCTGCTCCGGAGTCGTCGCAATGCTTGA
- a CDS encoding nuclear transport factor 2 family protein, with protein MASVADIEKTVTAYMEALGSKSADRIAALFADGATVEDPVGTEPKRGVEEIRAFFTATEKIDQTAELLTIRVAGNSAAFHFRVTTKAGDKTYVIEPIDVMTFDDDAKITSTRAYWAQSDMTVA; from the coding sequence ATGGCATCCGTAGCAGACATCGAGAAGACCGTCACCGCGTACATGGAGGCACTGGGCAGCAAGAGCGCCGATCGGATCGCCGCACTGTTCGCCGACGGTGCAACGGTCGAGGATCCGGTCGGCACCGAGCCGAAGCGGGGCGTCGAGGAGATCCGGGCGTTCTTCACCGCGACCGAGAAGATCGATCAGACGGCCGAACTGCTGACGATCCGGGTCGCCGGCAACAGCGCCGCCTTCCATTTCCGGGTCACCACGAAGGCCGGCGACAAGACGTACGTCATCGAGCCGATCGACGTCATGACCTTCGACGACGACGCCAAGATCACCAGCACCCGCGCCTACTGGGCGCAGTCGGACATGACGGTCGCCTGA
- a CDS encoding siderophore ABC transporter substrate-binding protein, whose product MNATRLVRSVAAAALAALTLTACSSTSDDAAATGETTTVTVEDNFGEQTVTVPAGSVVATDNTTFETLASWGVPLKAGAVSLMPDTISYKQDSSIVDLGTHREPNLEAIVAADPDLIVNGNRFAQFREDFRKLAPDAAIVDVSPRKDQPLDAELKRGTTVLGEVFGKQSEAQQLNDEFDAAVARVEAAYGADTSVMGVIVSGGKIGYVAPHNGRTIGPMFDIFGFTPALDVPQGSTGEKGDDISVEAIAQSNPGLIIVMDRDAGTSEAKKDGFTPAAKVIEGSAALQNVDAVKKGNVIYMPADTYTNESIQTYTAFFNELADLLEKNAGNS is encoded by the coding sequence ATGAACGCGACCCGACTGGTCCGTAGCGTGGCCGCCGCAGCACTGGCTGCGCTCACCCTCACCGCCTGCTCCAGCACATCCGACGATGCAGCCGCCACCGGCGAGACGACCACGGTCACGGTCGAGGACAACTTCGGCGAGCAGACGGTCACCGTGCCCGCGGGGTCGGTCGTCGCCACCGACAACACCACCTTCGAGACCCTCGCCTCGTGGGGTGTTCCGCTGAAGGCCGGCGCGGTGTCGCTGATGCCCGACACGATCTCCTACAAGCAGGACTCGAGCATCGTCGACCTCGGCACCCACCGCGAACCGAACCTCGAGGCCATCGTCGCCGCCGACCCCGATCTGATCGTCAACGGCAACCGCTTCGCCCAGTTCCGTGAGGACTTCCGGAAGCTCGCCCCGGACGCCGCGATCGTCGACGTCTCCCCCCGCAAGGACCAGCCGCTGGACGCCGAACTCAAGCGCGGCACCACCGTCCTCGGTGAGGTCTTCGGCAAGCAGTCCGAGGCGCAGCAGCTCAACGACGAGTTCGATGCGGCCGTCGCGCGCGTCGAAGCCGCCTACGGGGCCGACACGTCGGTGATGGGCGTGATCGTCTCCGGCGGCAAGATCGGCTACGTCGCCCCGCACAACGGGCGCACCATCGGCCCGATGTTCGACATCTTCGGTTTCACGCCGGCACTCGACGTCCCGCAGGGTTCCACCGGCGAGAAGGGCGACGACATCTCGGTCGAGGCGATCGCACAGTCCAACCCCGGCCTGATCATCGTCATGGACCGTGACGCCGGCACCAGCGAGGCCAAGAAGGACGGCTTCACCCCGGCAGCCAAGGTGATCGAGGGCTCCGCCGCCCTGCAGAACGTGGACGCGGTCAAGAAGGGCAACGTCATCTACATGCCCGCCGACACGTACACCAACGAGAGCATCCAGACCTACACCGCGTTCTTCAACGAGCTGGCCGACCTGCTCGAGAAGAACGCCGGCAACAGCTGA